The Treponema succinifaciens DSM 2489 region TTAAATTCATTTTCTCCGGTTATCCGTTTTAGAAAACTGTCCACGCTTTCCAGCCGCGCGATGTTTCCTGTGAAAATGAAAAACGCCGTGAATGTCAGAAGCAGCATAAAATCGATATTGCAGAAAATTTTCCGGTCGGAAACAAGAACGCAAATAGCGACAAGGACTGCCGCCGCCCATTTTGGAACTACGTCCGCAACTGAAAGCAGGCACAATATAAAAAGGACAGTGTACAGAATATTTTTTCCTGCGCAGCTTGTGCTGTCTTTTTCGGCTTCCTGCTGTTCAATCTGCGTTTCTTCATTTTTTATTATCAGAGTTGAAAAAATCAGAAGCACAAAAGAAAGCGATGTGTACGGAAAAAGAATTTTCATAAACTGGACTGTGCCGAGCGGCATTTTTGAAAACAAAAATATATTCTGCGGATTTCCAATCGGCGTAATCATGCTTCCAAGGTTCGCCGCAAGAGTCTGAAGAACGACGGTATACAATAGAAGAAAACCGCTCGTTCCTGAAAGAAGCACAATCGCGAACGGAACAAATGTAAGGAGCGCCACGTCGTTTGTAATAATCATGCTTGTGAAAAAACAAAGCATAACAAGCGTAAGGCAAAGTCCGCGCTGACCGTGAACTTTGCGGCAGACGGTTTTCCCAAGAGCGTCGAAAAGCCCTGTCCGCCGCCAGCCTGAAACGACCGCCATCAGCGAAAAAAGAGTCAGAAGCGTTCCAAAGTCGATGTACGAAATATATTTTGCATCCGGCTTTACAAAAAACATTGAAACGAGCGCGAATAAAAATGTGATGCAAAAGATAATTTCCTTTTTGCACCAGATGAATGTTTTATTAAAGATTTTTCCTGCCGACATTTTTTTTACCTTTTTGAAGATTAGTATATTTCCCTTTGAAAAAAATGTCAGCAGTTTTACATTGCAAAAAAAATTATTTTATTGCAATGTAAATAAAAATTGTTCCTGTTTTTCCGTCGCAGTCTTCCTGGTATTCTTCAAAGTCGCCAGTGAATGTGCGTTCAAGCGGAGTGTTCCAAA contains the following coding sequences:
- a CDS encoding SLC13 family permease, producing MSAGKIFNKTFIWCKKEIIFCITFLFALVSMFFVKPDAKYISYIDFGTLLTLFSLMAVVSGWRRTGLFDALGKTVCRKVHGQRGLCLTLVMLCFFTSMIITNDVALLTFVPFAIVLLSGTSGFLLLYTVVLQTLAANLGSMITPIGNPQNIFLFSKMPLGTVQFMKILFPYTSLSFVLLIFSTLIIKNEETQIEQQEAEKDSTSCAGKNILYTVLFILCLLSVADVVPKWAAAVLVAICVLVSDRKIFCNIDFMLLLTFTAFFIFTGNIARLESVDSFLKRITGENEFNVSLAFSQLISNVPATLLLHPFARNTKELLLGVDIGGLGTPVASLASLISLKLYTQEKGGTGKFLAVFTLMNIIFLVALCAMKAILK